A region from the Aegilops tauschii subsp. strangulata cultivar AL8/78 chromosome 5, Aet v6.0, whole genome shotgun sequence genome encodes:
- the LOC109786902 gene encoding E3 ubiquitin-protein ligase Os03g0188200-like, giving the protein MSRDSLLIGASMALLVVLSLFTFFCSNRRRVAQSSSQQGVVDIELGDGRCAAAAAGLDEAVMAACPTTVYSTSIQHHQAAATGERTAKEEERGCAVCLAEYADGDELRVLPGCAHAFHRRCVDQWLRRRPSCPLCRTSPQSTTSAC; this is encoded by the coding sequence ATGTCAAGGGACAGCCTTCTAATCGGCGCCTCCATGGCTCTGCTCGTCGTGCTTTCCCTCTTCACCTTTTTCTGCTCCAACCGACGGCGAGTGGCGCAGAGCTCGTCGCAGCAGGGCGTGGTCGAcatcgagctcggggacggcaggtgcgctgccgccgccgcggggCTCGACGAGGCCGTCATGGCCGCGTGCCCGACGACGGTGTACTCCACGTCGATCCAGCATCATCAGGCGGCGGCTACCGGTGAGCGGACGGCAAAGGAGGAGGAGCGCGGGTGCGCGGTGTGCCTGGCGGAGTAcgcagacggcgacgagctgcGGGTGCTCCCCGGCTGCGCGCACGCGTTCCATCGGCGGTGCGTCGACCAGTGGCTCCGGCGGCGTCCCAGCTGCCCGCTGTGCCGCACGTCGCCGCAGAGCACCACCAGTGCATGCTAA
- the LOC109786903 gene encoding E3 ubiquitin-protein ligase Os03g0188200-like: MPGSTVLLISCSIAALLVISLFTFLCSNRRQAHRAPPSQSERSVVDVELGHGCGATGMDDAVLAVYTTTVYSAAKRRGEDQMAVADALADGDQPPDDTDTHTTCAVCLTEYMDGDELRRLPGCKHAFHRLCVDEWLRRRPSCPLCRTSPLATRTPPAATTDDS; the protein is encoded by the coding sequence ATGCCCGGCTCCACCGTGCTGCTGATCAGCTGCTCCATCGCCGCGCTCCTCGTCATCTCCCTCTTCACCTTCCTCTGCTCCAACCGGCGCCAGGCGCACCGCGCGCCGCCGTCGCAGTCAGAGCGGAGCGTCGTTGACGTCGAGCTCGGCCACGGGTGCGGGGCCACAGGGATGGACGACGCCGTCCTGGCCGTGTACACGACCACGGTGTACTCAGCGGCGAAGCGACGGGGGGAAGACCAGATGGCTGTTGCCGACGCGTTGGCCGACGGTGACCAGCCGCCCGACGACACGGACACGCACACGACGTGCGCGGTGTGCCTGACGGAGTACATGGACGGCGACGAGCTCCGTCGGCTGCCCGGCTGCAAGCACGCGTTCCACCGGCTGTGTGTCGACGAGTGGCTCCGGCGGCGGCCGAGCTGCCCGCTGTGCCGCACATCGCCGCTCGCCACGCGCACACCGCCTGCGGCCACCACCGATGACTCCTGA
- the LOC123493942 gene encoding uncharacterized protein — MASRLQSPPAEELAPNDLCTTRRTMGLGDLERRLQLAMVAYVGGANRGISPEFVLEALSAQLDIGPEWLSVYPFRPEDFLVVFGRPEHRNLMASKPSIDHLGRRIFFRPWNRQAHAVHSRFSYKVPSCLKASRRTLGTERWWKTCLAVLAWWTWWRRSQARFVISLLSSSRRGRQTPRPSRRCGGWLSLSLDCSSRWWSRRCCNTQDSHPFGISADFGEREEPWFLTGVASYDSGQSGITDSGSGFSAGNGAGIVPQQRAWQFGVRDSRAGSSGAAMVEVQPRRRRPLWCLALAADGAEGDDLGGGAPLAVKDRLSVRISAFDRLSDKVGTAMPSGIQNHNDSMERGAVQLAVQDNVAVQEGATRTASGSSIPEPAVPPIASRELAPTAPPTAPVGTVVCSVGEPHAANPAAPRQLDADEDRRNPEGDTDMTNLPAPANLTILTSKRKQIT; from the exons ATGGCGTCCCGTCTGCAAAGCCCGCCGGCGGAGGAGCTCGCGCCTAACGACCTGTGCACCACGAGGCGCACCATGGGGCTGGGAGATCTCGAGCGGAGACTCCAGTTGGCCATGGTGGCCTACGTTGGTGGCGCAAACAGAGGCATCTCGCCGGAGTTCGTGTTGGAGGCTTTGAGCGCTCAGCTCGACATCGGTCCAGAGTGGCTGTCGGTTTACCCTTTCCGTCCAGAGGACTTCCTTGTGGTGTTCGGCAGGCCGGAGCACAGGAATCTCATGGCGAGCAAGCCTTCGATCGACCACTTGGGGCGGCGCATCTTCTTCAGGCCATGGAATCGCCAGGCGCACGCGGTGCATTCGAGATTCAGCTACAAAGTTCCCTCGTGCTTGAAGGCATCCCGCCGCACGCTTGGGACAGAGAGGTGGTGGAAGACCTGCTTGGCTGTTCTTGCATGGTGGACATGGTGGCGCCGGAGTCAAGCTCGCTTCGTGATCTCTCTACTTTCAAGCTCACGACGTGGACGGCAGACCCCGAGGCCATCCCGACGCTGCGGTGGCTGGCTATCCCTGAGCCTGGATTGTTCGTCCCGATGGTGGAGCCGGCGCTGCTGCAATACACAAGATTCTCATCCATTTGGAATCAGTGCCGATTTCGGCGAGAGGGAGGAGCCGTGGTTCTTGACGGGGGTGGCGTCCTACGATAGTGGGCAGAGTGGCATTACGGACTCGGGCAGTGGGTTCAGCGCAGGCAATGGCGCCGGCATCGTGCCCCAGCAGCGTGCCTGGCAGTTCGGGGTGCGCGACTCCCGTGCTGGCAGTTCGGGCGCGGCCATGGTGGAAGTACAGCCTCGCCGCCGGCGGCCGCTGTGGTGCCTGGCGCTTGCCGCCGATGGCGCCGAAGGAGATGATCTCGGCGGTGGGGCCCCACTGGCGGTGAAGGACAGGTTGTCGGTCAGGATTTCTGCTTTTGACCGCTTATCCGATAAGGTGGGGACCGCAATGCCTTCTGGAATTCAAAATCATAACGACTCgatggagagag GTGCAGTCCAGCTTGCAGTCCAGGACAACGTGGCAGTTCAGGAGGGGGCGACACGCACTGCGAGCGGATCTTCTATTCCGGAGCCCGCGGTTCCGCCAATTGCATCTAGGGAGTTGGCGCCTACCGCCCCACCAACGGCTCCTGTGGGCACGGTCGTGTGCTCGGTCGGCGAGCCGCATGCGGCCAATCCCGCAGCGCCGCGCCAACTGGATGCGGATGAGGACAGGAGGAATCCCGAGGGAGACACGGATATGACCAACCTGCCGGCcccggcaaatttgacaattttgacctccAAACGAAAGCAAATCACATAA
- the LOC109786905 gene encoding protein FAR1-RELATED SEQUENCE 5 — protein sequence MDGALHSSLSRDHETTNVGEAGGNTNDYYIKRLKPEIGMEFENDDIAYEFYNTYAGHVGFSVRKSWHDKSSTTNVIRTKKFVCSKAGYKDKSKEQCQRKRADTRVGCLAEMTIKISANGKYVVSSFEDAHNHELVTPSKAHLLRSQRKITEGQKAQIDILNDSGIRPKSGHEVMSRQAGGRQCLSFGQKDYKNYLRSKRMQSIQEGDTGAILQYLQDKQMENPSFFYAIQVDEDEMITNIFWADARSILDYHYFGDVVCFDTTFKTNSYGRPFAPFVGVNHHKQTVVFGAALLYDETSETFEWLFETFKRAMSGKEPKTILTDQCAAIISAIGKVFTNSIHRLCVWHMYQNAAKHLSHVFQGSKTFKKDFGKCVYDFEEVDEFLAGWNDMLVKYNLEDNEWLHRLFQNKEKWALVYGRQTFCADMKSTQRSESMNALLKRYLHVRLDLLDFFKPYERAVDDRRYAEVESDFYASQTSPKVPYVQMLIHTLKVYTPAMFEIFKGEFDMVMGYCVYENGRTGSISEFKVTHSASQNRHTVKFDPNGSKVSCSCKKFEFVGVLCRHALKVLDHNNIKELALEYILKRWTRRAKSGPSEAIQKCSDDEDARVVLARQYGSLCRTYNNILSKAAANKEAYALLQSMSIELMEKVDQILHGNQSKDESLNHEQAKKQPVECNIENVVQAQGIKRKEPGSSNKRIKSGLELNNKNKRNTKGQGATCKNKSGDCASASSEANPSFNVPNKNKRNTKGQGATCKNKSGDCASASSATNPSFNISNENYNLQVMQHAMHPLPNVANHNLQVLQHAMPPVPNVANYNLQVLPRAMPPLPQVVSPLPRGHNYNLHVLPGNVTSVPQPENYNLQVLRHGLPPLSQADTTSFQQLLGLRPQEPYFYHSTQPSQTSLVSSYSGWPTSQNHQPPTSTQPSQSSQMFSDSGWPTSKK from the exons ATGGACGGAGCTCTTCACAGTTCATTGTCCAGAG ATCATGAGACCACAAATGTGGGAGAGGCAGGTGGAAATACAAATGATTACTACATCAAAAGGTTAAAACCAGAGATAGGAATGGAATTTGAGAATGATGATATAGCATATGAGTTTTACAATACATATGCAGGACATGTAGGTTTCAGTGTCAGGAAATCTTGGCATGATAAATCCTCGACGACTAATGTTATTCGAACAAAGAAATTTGTATGCTCAAAGGCAGGTTACAAGGACAAGAGCAAGGAACAATGTCAGAGAAAGAGAGCAGATACAAGAGTTGGTTGTCTGGCAGAGATGACCATCAAAATAAGTGCTAACGGAAAATATGTTGTAAGCAGCTTTGAGGATGCTCATAATCATGAACTCGTAACTCCAAGCAAAGCCCATCTACTGCGATCCCAGAGAAAAATTACAGAAGGTCAAAAGGCCCAAATTGACATATTGAATGATTCAGGAATTAGACCAAAATCTGGTCATGAAGTGATGAGTAGACAAGCAGGGGGTCGACAGTGTCTTAGCTTCGGTCAAAAAGATTATAAAAATTATCTCCGATCAAAGCGTATGCAATCCATCCAAGAAGGAGACACGGGTGCCATTCTTCAATACCTTCAGGACAAGCAGATGGAAAATCCTTCCTTCTTTTATGCAATACAAGTAGATGAAGATGAGATGATAACCAATATATTCTGGGCAGATGCAAGATCAATACTAGATTATCACTACTTTGGTGATGTGGTATGCTTTGACACAACCTTTAAGACAAATAGTTATGGCAGACCATTTGCCCCTTTTGTTGGTGTCAACCATCATAAACAAACAGTGGTTTTTGGAGCTGCATTATTGTATGATGAAACATCTGAGACTTTTGAATGGTTGTTTGAAACATTCAAAAGGGCCATGTCAGGAAAAGAACCAAAGACAATATTGACCGATCAATGTGCTGCCATTATTAGTGCCATTGGCAAGGTTTTTACTAATTCAATACATCGTCTATGTGTGTGGCACATGTATCAGAATGCTGCAAAACATTTGAGTCATGTTTTCCAAGGTTCAAAGACATTTAAGAAAGATTTTGGCAAGTGTGTTTATGATTTTGAAGAAGTTGATGAATTCTTAGCAGGTTGGAATGATATGCTAGTGAAATATAATTTGGAAGATAATGAATGGCTACATAGATTATTCCAGAACAAGGAGAAGTGGGCTTTGGTTTATGGTCGACAAACCTTCTGTGCAGATATGAAATCCACACAAAGAAGCGAGAGTATGAATGCACTATTGAAACGATACCTGCATGTACGCCTTGATTTATTAGATTTCTTCAAGCCCTATGAGAGGGCCGTGGATGATAGAAGGTATGCTGAAGTGGAAAGTGATTTCTATGCGAGTCAAACATCACCGAAGGTGCCATATGTGCAGATGCTGATACATACTTTGAAAGTATATACACCTGCTATGTTTGAGATATTTAAAGGAGAATTTGACATGGTAATGGGATATTGTGTGTACGAGAATGGTCGTACTGGCTCTATTTCTGAATTCAAGGTTACCCATTCAGCTAGCCAAAATCGTCATACTGTGAAATTTGATCCCAATGGATCAAAAGTTTCATGCTCATGCAAAAAGTTTGAATTTGTTGGGGTATTGTGTCGTCATGCATTGAAGGTGTTGGACCACAACAATATCAAGGAGTTGGCACTAGAATATATCTTGAAAAGATGGACAAGGCGAGCAAAATCAGGGCCATCAGAAGCAATTCAAAAGTGCTCTGATGATGAAGATGCAAGAGTTGTGCTAGCTAGACAGTATGGATCACTATGCCGCACTTACAATAACATTTTGAGCAAAGCAGCAGCAAACAAAGAGGCATATGCACTATTGCAAAGTATGTCAATTGAACTAATGGAAAAGGTGGACCAAATTTTACATGGAAATCAATCAAAAGATGAATCACTAAATCATGAACAAGCAAAGAAGCAACCAGTTGAATGCAACATTGAGAATGTAGTCCAAGCACAGGGAATAAAGAGAAAAGAACCAGGAAGTAGCAACAAGAGGATTAAATCTGGACTGGAATTGAACAATAAGAATAAACGTAATACGAAAG GTCAAGGAGCAACATGCAAGAACAAGAGTGGTGATTGTGCTTCTGCATCATCTGAAGCAAATCCTAGCTTCAATGTACCAAATAAGAATAAACGTAATACGAAAG GTCAAGGAGCAACATGCAAGAATAAGAGTGGTGATTGTGCTTCTGCATCATCTGCAACAAATCCTAGCTTCAACATATCAAATGAGAACTATAATTTGCAAGTAATGCAGCATGCTATGCATCCACTACCAAATGTTGCTAATCACAATTTGCAAGTATTGCAACATGCTATGCCTCCAGTACCAAATGTTGCGAATTACAATCTACAAGTATTGCCGCGTGCTATGCCTCCGTTACCACAAGTTGTTTCCCCATTACCACGTGGACATAATTACAATTTGCATGTACTGCCGGGTAATGTGACATCGGTACCACAACCTGAGAACTACAATTTGCAAGTTTTACGGCATGGCTTGCCTCCGCTATCGCAGGCAGACACTACTAGTTTTCAACAGTTGCTTGGTTTGCGACCACAAGAACCATATTTCTATCATAGCACTCAACCGAGCCAG ACTTCTCTGGTGTCATCATACTCGGGATGGCCAACGTCTCAAAATCACCAGCCACCAACTAGCACTCAACCAAGTCAG AGTTCCCAAATGTTCTCGGACTCGGGATGGCCAACATCTAAAAAATGA